The Tripterygium wilfordii isolate XIE 37 chromosome 17, ASM1340144v1, whole genome shotgun sequence genome has a window encoding:
- the LOC119982431 gene encoding probable ubiquitin-like-specific protease 2A isoform X1, producing the protein MTRSRRLSSDERFDVFEFNEDDVRVEKASGKIMKKFGSPKKRKRETSPITKYKFLQFFAEGTQNQQKEIGNRLVDVPKEPIYIDDEPVDADNGPTDVDVAGSITTPQNETNDAIWGIVPSVGAMKDEIDGGDVLILSSSSNQVQNKRVIMIQDDDDSNEMDFKPTCAFSSTEFEAEEHVLESGSGGNLIDFRNMTVAVSPGFIVYGGILFTEAQLTFARSCIKIDGTNVNGMKGTFKFEQSIDDIINIESVWLAIVKTAFIRFILKAKYCKEAGNGKEPSGKEWLTFTVYNPNWFEVQEAIKSLDVKYKNAWKEFSDAEWEKEEISILTGEPKDILLLSKNYHPKFDVPFEEVIYPKGDPDAVSISKRDIELLQPQTFINDTIIDFYIHYLKSNIEQKEQPRFHFFNSFFFRKLSGLDKDPSSACEGKEAFERVCKWTEKVNLFEKDYVFIPVNYSLHWSLIVICHPGEGANLKDDENGKSTKLPCILHMDSIRGSHRCLKSLVQSYLCEEWKARHKEMDDDGFSRFLHLPFVSPELPQQKNSFDCGLFLLHYVELFLQQALNFSSITEIVKYLNKEWFPPVEASLKRVRIQKLIHEILEDYASEVPSVDCTSEGQSQSATMNEQESEVEILLDVCDTPKTSPGDSSSSNAPGETAKLSFW; encoded by the exons ATGACTCGCTCACGAAGACTGAGCTCGGACGAGCGATTCGACGTGTTCGAGTTTAACGAGGACGATGTGCGGGTAGAGAAGGCGTCCGGTAAGATCATGAAGAAATTCGGAAGCCCTAAAAAGAGGAAGCGCGAAACTTCTCCCATAACCAAATACAAGTTCCTCCAATTCT TTGCTGAAGGGActcaaaatcaacaaaaggaAATTGGAAACAGATTGGTTGATGTTCCCAAGGAGCCAATTTACATTGATGATGAACCAGTTGATGCTGACAATGGGCCCACTGATGTTGATGTTGCAG GAAGTATCACGACTCCGCAGAATGAAACTAATGATGCTATTTGGGGCATTGTTCCTAGTGTTGGTGCTATGAAAGACGAGATTGATGGGGGAGATGTGCTTATACTATCAAGTTCCTCAAATCAAGTG CAGAATAAGCGCGTTATAATGATTCAAGATGATGATGACAGCAATGAAATGGATTTCAAACCTACATGTGCCTTTTCATCTACAGAGTTTGaag CAGAAGAACATGTGCTGGAATCTGGCTCGGGCGGAAATCTAATT GACTTCAGAAATATGACAGTGGCTGTTTCGCCTGGTTTCATCGTATATGGGGGCATATTGTTTACAGAGGCACAGTTAACTTTTGCAAGGAGCTGCATCAAAATTGATGGTACCAATGTAAATGGCATGAAGGGAACATTTAAATTTGAGCAGAGCATCGATGATATTATAAATATTGAATCAGTATGGCTTGCTATT GTCAAGACCGCTTTTATTCGCTTTATTCTTAAAGCAAAGTATTGTAAAGAAGCAGGAAATGGAAAAGAGCCTTCAG GCAAGGAGTGGTTAACATTTACTGTTTATAATCCTAATTGGTTTGAAGTACAGGAAGCAATCAAATCATTGGATGTGAAATACAAGAATGCTTGGAAAGAGTTTTCTGA TGCTGAGTGGGAAAAGGAAGAAATTTCTATCCTGACGGGGGAGCCCAAAGATATCCTGTTATTGTCAAAGAACTATCATCCCAA GTTCGATGTGCCTTTTGAAGAGGTCATTTATCCAAAAGGCGATCCTGATGCTGTTTCAATTAGTAAGAGAGACATTGAGCTTCTTCAGCCGCAGACATTCATTAATGATACCATCATTGACTTCTATATTCA CTATTTGAAGAGCAATATTGAACAAAAGGAACAGCCTAGATTTCACTTCTTCAATAGTTTCTTCTTTCGCAAGCTTTCTGGACTAGACAAGGATCCGTCTAGTGCTTGTGAAGGCAAGGAAGCATTTGAGCGTGTTTGCAAATGGACTGAGAAAGTGAATCTTTTTGAAAAAGATTACGTTTTCATTCCTGTAAACTACAG TCTTCACTGGAGTTTGATTGTTATTTGTCACCCAGGTGAAGGGGCAAATTTGAAAG ATGATGAAAATGGGAAGTCAACCAAGTTACCATGCATCTTGCATATGGATTCTATCAGAGGAAGTCACCGATGCCTTAAGAGCCTTGTTCAGAG TTATCTTTGCGAGGAGTGGAAAGCAAGGCATAAGGAAATGGATGATGATGGATTTTCAAGGTTTTTACATCTACCATTTGTTTCACCTGAG CTGCCTcaacaaaaaaattcatttgattGTGGCCTTTTTTTGCTTCACTATGTGGAACTCTTTCTTCAGCAAGCTCTCAACTTCAGCTCAATAACAGAAATTGTGAAATAT CTTAATAAGGAATGGTTTCCACCTGTGGAGGCTTCTCTGAAGCGGGTTCGTATTCAGAAGCTTATTCATGAAATTCTTGAAGATTATGCTTCAGAAGTTCCTTCGGTTGACTGCACTAGTGAGGGTCAGTCCCAATCAGCTACCATGAATGAGCAAGAATCTGAAGTTGAAATTCTTCTGGACGTATGCGATACTCCAAAGACATCTCCTGGTGATTCATCAAGTTCTAATGCTCCGGGGGAAACTGCAAAACTTTCTTTTTGGTAA
- the LOC119982431 gene encoding probable ubiquitin-like-specific protease 2A isoform X2: MTRSRRLSSDERFDVFEFNEDDVRVEKASGKIMKKFGSPKKRKRETSPITKYKFLQFFAEGTQNQQKEIGNRLVDVPKEPIYIDDEPVDADNGPTDVDVAGSITTPQNETNDAIWGIVPSVGAMKDEIDGGDVLILSSSSNQVQNKRVIMIQDDDDSNEMDFKPTCAFSSTEFEEEHVLESGSGGNLIDFRNMTVAVSPGFIVYGGILFTEAQLTFARSCIKIDGTNVNGMKGTFKFEQSIDDIINIESVWLAIVKTAFIRFILKAKYCKEAGNGKEPSGKEWLTFTVYNPNWFEVQEAIKSLDVKYKNAWKEFSDAEWEKEEISILTGEPKDILLLSKNYHPKFDVPFEEVIYPKGDPDAVSISKRDIELLQPQTFINDTIIDFYIHYLKSNIEQKEQPRFHFFNSFFFRKLSGLDKDPSSACEGKEAFERVCKWTEKVNLFEKDYVFIPVNYSLHWSLIVICHPGEGANLKDDENGKSTKLPCILHMDSIRGSHRCLKSLVQSYLCEEWKARHKEMDDDGFSRFLHLPFVSPELPQQKNSFDCGLFLLHYVELFLQQALNFSSITEIVKYLNKEWFPPVEASLKRVRIQKLIHEILEDYASEVPSVDCTSEGQSQSATMNEQESEVEILLDVCDTPKTSPGDSSSSNAPGETAKLSFW; this comes from the exons ATGACTCGCTCACGAAGACTGAGCTCGGACGAGCGATTCGACGTGTTCGAGTTTAACGAGGACGATGTGCGGGTAGAGAAGGCGTCCGGTAAGATCATGAAGAAATTCGGAAGCCCTAAAAAGAGGAAGCGCGAAACTTCTCCCATAACCAAATACAAGTTCCTCCAATTCT TTGCTGAAGGGActcaaaatcaacaaaaggaAATTGGAAACAGATTGGTTGATGTTCCCAAGGAGCCAATTTACATTGATGATGAACCAGTTGATGCTGACAATGGGCCCACTGATGTTGATGTTGCAG GAAGTATCACGACTCCGCAGAATGAAACTAATGATGCTATTTGGGGCATTGTTCCTAGTGTTGGTGCTATGAAAGACGAGATTGATGGGGGAGATGTGCTTATACTATCAAGTTCCTCAAATCAAGTG CAGAATAAGCGCGTTATAATGATTCAAGATGATGATGACAGCAATGAAATGGATTTCAAACCTACATGTGCCTTTTCATCTACAGAGTTTGaag AAGAACATGTGCTGGAATCTGGCTCGGGCGGAAATCTAATT GACTTCAGAAATATGACAGTGGCTGTTTCGCCTGGTTTCATCGTATATGGGGGCATATTGTTTACAGAGGCACAGTTAACTTTTGCAAGGAGCTGCATCAAAATTGATGGTACCAATGTAAATGGCATGAAGGGAACATTTAAATTTGAGCAGAGCATCGATGATATTATAAATATTGAATCAGTATGGCTTGCTATT GTCAAGACCGCTTTTATTCGCTTTATTCTTAAAGCAAAGTATTGTAAAGAAGCAGGAAATGGAAAAGAGCCTTCAG GCAAGGAGTGGTTAACATTTACTGTTTATAATCCTAATTGGTTTGAAGTACAGGAAGCAATCAAATCATTGGATGTGAAATACAAGAATGCTTGGAAAGAGTTTTCTGA TGCTGAGTGGGAAAAGGAAGAAATTTCTATCCTGACGGGGGAGCCCAAAGATATCCTGTTATTGTCAAAGAACTATCATCCCAA GTTCGATGTGCCTTTTGAAGAGGTCATTTATCCAAAAGGCGATCCTGATGCTGTTTCAATTAGTAAGAGAGACATTGAGCTTCTTCAGCCGCAGACATTCATTAATGATACCATCATTGACTTCTATATTCA CTATTTGAAGAGCAATATTGAACAAAAGGAACAGCCTAGATTTCACTTCTTCAATAGTTTCTTCTTTCGCAAGCTTTCTGGACTAGACAAGGATCCGTCTAGTGCTTGTGAAGGCAAGGAAGCATTTGAGCGTGTTTGCAAATGGACTGAGAAAGTGAATCTTTTTGAAAAAGATTACGTTTTCATTCCTGTAAACTACAG TCTTCACTGGAGTTTGATTGTTATTTGTCACCCAGGTGAAGGGGCAAATTTGAAAG ATGATGAAAATGGGAAGTCAACCAAGTTACCATGCATCTTGCATATGGATTCTATCAGAGGAAGTCACCGATGCCTTAAGAGCCTTGTTCAGAG TTATCTTTGCGAGGAGTGGAAAGCAAGGCATAAGGAAATGGATGATGATGGATTTTCAAGGTTTTTACATCTACCATTTGTTTCACCTGAG CTGCCTcaacaaaaaaattcatttgattGTGGCCTTTTTTTGCTTCACTATGTGGAACTCTTTCTTCAGCAAGCTCTCAACTTCAGCTCAATAACAGAAATTGTGAAATAT CTTAATAAGGAATGGTTTCCACCTGTGGAGGCTTCTCTGAAGCGGGTTCGTATTCAGAAGCTTATTCATGAAATTCTTGAAGATTATGCTTCAGAAGTTCCTTCGGTTGACTGCACTAGTGAGGGTCAGTCCCAATCAGCTACCATGAATGAGCAAGAATCTGAAGTTGAAATTCTTCTGGACGTATGCGATACTCCAAAGACATCTCCTGGTGATTCATCAAGTTCTAATGCTCCGGGGGAAACTGCAAAACTTTCTTTTTGGTAA
- the LOC119982431 gene encoding probable ubiquitin-like-specific protease 2A isoform X3, giving the protein MTRSRRLSSDERFDVFEFNEDDVRVEKASGKIMKKFGSPKKRKRETSPITKYKFLQFFAEGTQNQQKEIGNRLVDVPKEPIYIDDEPVDADNGPTDVDVAGSITTPQNETNDAIWGIVPSVGAMKDEIDGGDVLILSSSSNQVNKRVIMIQDDDDSNEMDFKPTCAFSSTEFEAEEHVLESGSGGNLIDFRNMTVAVSPGFIVYGGILFTEAQLTFARSCIKIDGTNVNGMKGTFKFEQSIDDIINIESVWLAIVKTAFIRFILKAKYCKEAGNGKEPSGKEWLTFTVYNPNWFEVQEAIKSLDVKYKNAWKEFSDAEWEKEEISILTGEPKDILLLSKNYHPKFDVPFEEVIYPKGDPDAVSISKRDIELLQPQTFINDTIIDFYIHYLKSNIEQKEQPRFHFFNSFFFRKLSGLDKDPSSACEGKEAFERVCKWTEKVNLFEKDYVFIPVNYSLHWSLIVICHPGEGANLKDDENGKSTKLPCILHMDSIRGSHRCLKSLVQSYLCEEWKARHKEMDDDGFSRFLHLPFVSPELPQQKNSFDCGLFLLHYVELFLQQALNFSSITEIVKYLNKEWFPPVEASLKRVRIQKLIHEILEDYASEVPSVDCTSEGQSQSATMNEQESEVEILLDVCDTPKTSPGDSSSSNAPGETAKLSFW; this is encoded by the exons ATGACTCGCTCACGAAGACTGAGCTCGGACGAGCGATTCGACGTGTTCGAGTTTAACGAGGACGATGTGCGGGTAGAGAAGGCGTCCGGTAAGATCATGAAGAAATTCGGAAGCCCTAAAAAGAGGAAGCGCGAAACTTCTCCCATAACCAAATACAAGTTCCTCCAATTCT TTGCTGAAGGGActcaaaatcaacaaaaggaAATTGGAAACAGATTGGTTGATGTTCCCAAGGAGCCAATTTACATTGATGATGAACCAGTTGATGCTGACAATGGGCCCACTGATGTTGATGTTGCAG GAAGTATCACGACTCCGCAGAATGAAACTAATGATGCTATTTGGGGCATTGTTCCTAGTGTTGGTGCTATGAAAGACGAGATTGATGGGGGAGATGTGCTTATACTATCAAGTTCCTCAAATCAAGTG AATAAGCGCGTTATAATGATTCAAGATGATGATGACAGCAATGAAATGGATTTCAAACCTACATGTGCCTTTTCATCTACAGAGTTTGaag CAGAAGAACATGTGCTGGAATCTGGCTCGGGCGGAAATCTAATT GACTTCAGAAATATGACAGTGGCTGTTTCGCCTGGTTTCATCGTATATGGGGGCATATTGTTTACAGAGGCACAGTTAACTTTTGCAAGGAGCTGCATCAAAATTGATGGTACCAATGTAAATGGCATGAAGGGAACATTTAAATTTGAGCAGAGCATCGATGATATTATAAATATTGAATCAGTATGGCTTGCTATT GTCAAGACCGCTTTTATTCGCTTTATTCTTAAAGCAAAGTATTGTAAAGAAGCAGGAAATGGAAAAGAGCCTTCAG GCAAGGAGTGGTTAACATTTACTGTTTATAATCCTAATTGGTTTGAAGTACAGGAAGCAATCAAATCATTGGATGTGAAATACAAGAATGCTTGGAAAGAGTTTTCTGA TGCTGAGTGGGAAAAGGAAGAAATTTCTATCCTGACGGGGGAGCCCAAAGATATCCTGTTATTGTCAAAGAACTATCATCCCAA GTTCGATGTGCCTTTTGAAGAGGTCATTTATCCAAAAGGCGATCCTGATGCTGTTTCAATTAGTAAGAGAGACATTGAGCTTCTTCAGCCGCAGACATTCATTAATGATACCATCATTGACTTCTATATTCA CTATTTGAAGAGCAATATTGAACAAAAGGAACAGCCTAGATTTCACTTCTTCAATAGTTTCTTCTTTCGCAAGCTTTCTGGACTAGACAAGGATCCGTCTAGTGCTTGTGAAGGCAAGGAAGCATTTGAGCGTGTTTGCAAATGGACTGAGAAAGTGAATCTTTTTGAAAAAGATTACGTTTTCATTCCTGTAAACTACAG TCTTCACTGGAGTTTGATTGTTATTTGTCACCCAGGTGAAGGGGCAAATTTGAAAG ATGATGAAAATGGGAAGTCAACCAAGTTACCATGCATCTTGCATATGGATTCTATCAGAGGAAGTCACCGATGCCTTAAGAGCCTTGTTCAGAG TTATCTTTGCGAGGAGTGGAAAGCAAGGCATAAGGAAATGGATGATGATGGATTTTCAAGGTTTTTACATCTACCATTTGTTTCACCTGAG CTGCCTcaacaaaaaaattcatttgattGTGGCCTTTTTTTGCTTCACTATGTGGAACTCTTTCTTCAGCAAGCTCTCAACTTCAGCTCAATAACAGAAATTGTGAAATAT CTTAATAAGGAATGGTTTCCACCTGTGGAGGCTTCTCTGAAGCGGGTTCGTATTCAGAAGCTTATTCATGAAATTCTTGAAGATTATGCTTCAGAAGTTCCTTCGGTTGACTGCACTAGTGAGGGTCAGTCCCAATCAGCTACCATGAATGAGCAAGAATCTGAAGTTGAAATTCTTCTGGACGTATGCGATACTCCAAAGACATCTCCTGGTGATTCATCAAGTTCTAATGCTCCGGGGGAAACTGCAAAACTTTCTTTTTGGTAA
- the LOC119982431 gene encoding probable ubiquitin-like-specific protease 2A isoform X4 has translation MTRSRRLSSDERFDVFEFNEDDVRVEKASGKIMKKFGSPKKRKRETSPITKYKFLQFFAEGTQNQQKEIGNRLVDVPKEPIYIDDEPVDADNGPTDVDVAGSITTPQNETNDAIWGIVPSVGAMKDEIDGGDVLILSSSSNQVNKRVIMIQDDDDSNEMDFKPTCAFSSTEFEEEHVLESGSGGNLIDFRNMTVAVSPGFIVYGGILFTEAQLTFARSCIKIDGTNVNGMKGTFKFEQSIDDIINIESVWLAIVKTAFIRFILKAKYCKEAGNGKEPSGKEWLTFTVYNPNWFEVQEAIKSLDVKYKNAWKEFSDAEWEKEEISILTGEPKDILLLSKNYHPKFDVPFEEVIYPKGDPDAVSISKRDIELLQPQTFINDTIIDFYIHYLKSNIEQKEQPRFHFFNSFFFRKLSGLDKDPSSACEGKEAFERVCKWTEKVNLFEKDYVFIPVNYSLHWSLIVICHPGEGANLKDDENGKSTKLPCILHMDSIRGSHRCLKSLVQSYLCEEWKARHKEMDDDGFSRFLHLPFVSPELPQQKNSFDCGLFLLHYVELFLQQALNFSSITEIVKYLNKEWFPPVEASLKRVRIQKLIHEILEDYASEVPSVDCTSEGQSQSATMNEQESEVEILLDVCDTPKTSPGDSSSSNAPGETAKLSFW, from the exons ATGACTCGCTCACGAAGACTGAGCTCGGACGAGCGATTCGACGTGTTCGAGTTTAACGAGGACGATGTGCGGGTAGAGAAGGCGTCCGGTAAGATCATGAAGAAATTCGGAAGCCCTAAAAAGAGGAAGCGCGAAACTTCTCCCATAACCAAATACAAGTTCCTCCAATTCT TTGCTGAAGGGActcaaaatcaacaaaaggaAATTGGAAACAGATTGGTTGATGTTCCCAAGGAGCCAATTTACATTGATGATGAACCAGTTGATGCTGACAATGGGCCCACTGATGTTGATGTTGCAG GAAGTATCACGACTCCGCAGAATGAAACTAATGATGCTATTTGGGGCATTGTTCCTAGTGTTGGTGCTATGAAAGACGAGATTGATGGGGGAGATGTGCTTATACTATCAAGTTCCTCAAATCAAGTG AATAAGCGCGTTATAATGATTCAAGATGATGATGACAGCAATGAAATGGATTTCAAACCTACATGTGCCTTTTCATCTACAGAGTTTGaag AAGAACATGTGCTGGAATCTGGCTCGGGCGGAAATCTAATT GACTTCAGAAATATGACAGTGGCTGTTTCGCCTGGTTTCATCGTATATGGGGGCATATTGTTTACAGAGGCACAGTTAACTTTTGCAAGGAGCTGCATCAAAATTGATGGTACCAATGTAAATGGCATGAAGGGAACATTTAAATTTGAGCAGAGCATCGATGATATTATAAATATTGAATCAGTATGGCTTGCTATT GTCAAGACCGCTTTTATTCGCTTTATTCTTAAAGCAAAGTATTGTAAAGAAGCAGGAAATGGAAAAGAGCCTTCAG GCAAGGAGTGGTTAACATTTACTGTTTATAATCCTAATTGGTTTGAAGTACAGGAAGCAATCAAATCATTGGATGTGAAATACAAGAATGCTTGGAAAGAGTTTTCTGA TGCTGAGTGGGAAAAGGAAGAAATTTCTATCCTGACGGGGGAGCCCAAAGATATCCTGTTATTGTCAAAGAACTATCATCCCAA GTTCGATGTGCCTTTTGAAGAGGTCATTTATCCAAAAGGCGATCCTGATGCTGTTTCAATTAGTAAGAGAGACATTGAGCTTCTTCAGCCGCAGACATTCATTAATGATACCATCATTGACTTCTATATTCA CTATTTGAAGAGCAATATTGAACAAAAGGAACAGCCTAGATTTCACTTCTTCAATAGTTTCTTCTTTCGCAAGCTTTCTGGACTAGACAAGGATCCGTCTAGTGCTTGTGAAGGCAAGGAAGCATTTGAGCGTGTTTGCAAATGGACTGAGAAAGTGAATCTTTTTGAAAAAGATTACGTTTTCATTCCTGTAAACTACAG TCTTCACTGGAGTTTGATTGTTATTTGTCACCCAGGTGAAGGGGCAAATTTGAAAG ATGATGAAAATGGGAAGTCAACCAAGTTACCATGCATCTTGCATATGGATTCTATCAGAGGAAGTCACCGATGCCTTAAGAGCCTTGTTCAGAG TTATCTTTGCGAGGAGTGGAAAGCAAGGCATAAGGAAATGGATGATGATGGATTTTCAAGGTTTTTACATCTACCATTTGTTTCACCTGAG CTGCCTcaacaaaaaaattcatttgattGTGGCCTTTTTTTGCTTCACTATGTGGAACTCTTTCTTCAGCAAGCTCTCAACTTCAGCTCAATAACAGAAATTGTGAAATAT CTTAATAAGGAATGGTTTCCACCTGTGGAGGCTTCTCTGAAGCGGGTTCGTATTCAGAAGCTTATTCATGAAATTCTTGAAGATTATGCTTCAGAAGTTCCTTCGGTTGACTGCACTAGTGAGGGTCAGTCCCAATCAGCTACCATGAATGAGCAAGAATCTGAAGTTGAAATTCTTCTGGACGTATGCGATACTCCAAAGACATCTCCTGGTGATTCATCAAGTTCTAATGCTCCGGGGGAAACTGCAAAACTTTCTTTTTGGTAA
- the LOC119982431 gene encoding probable ubiquitin-like-specific protease 2A isoform X5: protein MTRSRRLSSDERFDVFEFNEDDVRVEKASGKIMKKFGSPKKRKRETSPITKYKFLQFFAEGTQNQQKEIGNRLVDVPKEPIYIDDEPVDADNGPTDVDVAGSITTPQNETNDAIWGIVPSVGAMKDEIDGGDVLILSSSSNQVQNKRVIMIQDDDDSNEMDFKPTCAFSSTEFEAEEHVLESGSGGNLIDFRNMTVAVSPGFIVYGGILFTEAQLTFARSCIKIDGTNVNGMKGTFKFEQSIDDIINIESVKTAFIRFILKAKYCKEAGNGKEPSGKEWLTFTVYNPNWFEVQEAIKSLDVKYKNAWKEFSDAEWEKEEISILTGEPKDILLLSKNYHPKFDVPFEEVIYPKGDPDAVSISKRDIELLQPQTFINDTIIDFYIHYLKSNIEQKEQPRFHFFNSFFFRKLSGLDKDPSSACEGKEAFERVCKWTEKVNLFEKDYVFIPVNYSLHWSLIVICHPGEGANLKDDENGKSTKLPCILHMDSIRGSHRCLKSLVQSYLCEEWKARHKEMDDDGFSRFLHLPFVSPELPQQKNSFDCGLFLLHYVELFLQQALNFSSITEIVKYLNKEWFPPVEASLKRVRIQKLIHEILEDYASEVPSVDCTSEGQSQSATMNEQESEVEILLDVCDTPKTSPGDSSSSNAPGETAKLSFW from the exons ATGACTCGCTCACGAAGACTGAGCTCGGACGAGCGATTCGACGTGTTCGAGTTTAACGAGGACGATGTGCGGGTAGAGAAGGCGTCCGGTAAGATCATGAAGAAATTCGGAAGCCCTAAAAAGAGGAAGCGCGAAACTTCTCCCATAACCAAATACAAGTTCCTCCAATTCT TTGCTGAAGGGActcaaaatcaacaaaaggaAATTGGAAACAGATTGGTTGATGTTCCCAAGGAGCCAATTTACATTGATGATGAACCAGTTGATGCTGACAATGGGCCCACTGATGTTGATGTTGCAG GAAGTATCACGACTCCGCAGAATGAAACTAATGATGCTATTTGGGGCATTGTTCCTAGTGTTGGTGCTATGAAAGACGAGATTGATGGGGGAGATGTGCTTATACTATCAAGTTCCTCAAATCAAGTG CAGAATAAGCGCGTTATAATGATTCAAGATGATGATGACAGCAATGAAATGGATTTCAAACCTACATGTGCCTTTTCATCTACAGAGTTTGaag CAGAAGAACATGTGCTGGAATCTGGCTCGGGCGGAAATCTAATT GACTTCAGAAATATGACAGTGGCTGTTTCGCCTGGTTTCATCGTATATGGGGGCATATTGTTTACAGAGGCACAGTTAACTTTTGCAAGGAGCTGCATCAAAATTGATGGTACCAATGTAAATGGCATGAAGGGAACATTTAAATTTGAGCAGAGCATCGATGATATTATAAATATTGAATCA GTCAAGACCGCTTTTATTCGCTTTATTCTTAAAGCAAAGTATTGTAAAGAAGCAGGAAATGGAAAAGAGCCTTCAG GCAAGGAGTGGTTAACATTTACTGTTTATAATCCTAATTGGTTTGAAGTACAGGAAGCAATCAAATCATTGGATGTGAAATACAAGAATGCTTGGAAAGAGTTTTCTGA TGCTGAGTGGGAAAAGGAAGAAATTTCTATCCTGACGGGGGAGCCCAAAGATATCCTGTTATTGTCAAAGAACTATCATCCCAA GTTCGATGTGCCTTTTGAAGAGGTCATTTATCCAAAAGGCGATCCTGATGCTGTTTCAATTAGTAAGAGAGACATTGAGCTTCTTCAGCCGCAGACATTCATTAATGATACCATCATTGACTTCTATATTCA CTATTTGAAGAGCAATATTGAACAAAAGGAACAGCCTAGATTTCACTTCTTCAATAGTTTCTTCTTTCGCAAGCTTTCTGGACTAGACAAGGATCCGTCTAGTGCTTGTGAAGGCAAGGAAGCATTTGAGCGTGTTTGCAAATGGACTGAGAAAGTGAATCTTTTTGAAAAAGATTACGTTTTCATTCCTGTAAACTACAG TCTTCACTGGAGTTTGATTGTTATTTGTCACCCAGGTGAAGGGGCAAATTTGAAAG ATGATGAAAATGGGAAGTCAACCAAGTTACCATGCATCTTGCATATGGATTCTATCAGAGGAAGTCACCGATGCCTTAAGAGCCTTGTTCAGAG TTATCTTTGCGAGGAGTGGAAAGCAAGGCATAAGGAAATGGATGATGATGGATTTTCAAGGTTTTTACATCTACCATTTGTTTCACCTGAG CTGCCTcaacaaaaaaattcatttgattGTGGCCTTTTTTTGCTTCACTATGTGGAACTCTTTCTTCAGCAAGCTCTCAACTTCAGCTCAATAACAGAAATTGTGAAATAT CTTAATAAGGAATGGTTTCCACCTGTGGAGGCTTCTCTGAAGCGGGTTCGTATTCAGAAGCTTATTCATGAAATTCTTGAAGATTATGCTTCAGAAGTTCCTTCGGTTGACTGCACTAGTGAGGGTCAGTCCCAATCAGCTACCATGAATGAGCAAGAATCTGAAGTTGAAATTCTTCTGGACGTATGCGATACTCCAAAGACATCTCCTGGTGATTCATCAAGTTCTAATGCTCCGGGGGAAACTGCAAAACTTTCTTTTTGGTAA